The Niallia alba genome includes a window with the following:
- a CDS encoding S8 family serine peptidase: MLKKMLRIFLLLLLLVPHSAMAVSLNIPKLPAQDPNEIQTVIVHTKTNYTEQEIDQLLKDFPHLEKRYIFKEVFSGFSVEGPVRELEKIERSERVSQVSKVQTYMTEAENPVEIIGADEIRNYLGKSLEHLSGKGIKVGVIDTGIDYRHPDLQKNYKGGYDFVDKDKDPMETNGLGNKDTFHGTHVAGIIAADGKMKGVAPNATVYAYRALGPGGAGTTEQILAAIDRAVRDKMDIINLSLGSDVNGPDLPISLALNEVVKKGIIAVAAAGNAGPAEWTVGSPGTATKAISVGATTPNINTPFFTINEKKIALTNMENSKEWAEMGSIPLVNGGLGKMDQLTNVKGKLVLIERGELTFTEKVQNAYEAGAVGVLIFNNVAGAFQGMLEKEVPIPVAGITREEGEFIKESVQKKKIYLTIEKKWEKDILAEFSSRGPVTSTWDIKPDVLAPGVVINSTVPEGYMALQGTSMAAPFVAGACALLLEAHPDWGPDEVKAALMNTAKPVKNRQNVTYKVYEQGAGRIQVDKAIDANILVMPGSIRFGKYKLVKEENQYKAYITIKNVGKTMEKVSFDFPKGKRGVSWRLPMPFTLKPGQKKNVPIIMNIDDNLFTDKLQDGIIKVRAGRHLIELPYLYVLEEPDYPRIMGFDFLKKSGDDSYEYETYLPTGAEEFGIALFRNDTLQFVRFLDWKKEVKRGRLKGEFNITNMDKAGTYRMKIFAKKAGKEDMLEKILKIK, translated from the coding sequence ATGCTAAAAAAAATGCTTAGAATATTCCTCTTACTTCTATTGTTAGTACCTCATTCGGCCATGGCAGTATCCTTAAACATTCCAAAGCTTCCCGCACAAGATCCAAATGAGATTCAAACCGTTATAGTACATACAAAAACGAATTATACCGAACAGGAAATTGACCAACTTTTAAAGGACTTTCCTCATTTAGAAAAAAGATATATTTTTAAGGAAGTGTTTAGTGGTTTTTCTGTAGAAGGACCAGTGCGTGAACTAGAAAAAATAGAACGAAGTGAACGAGTGAGTCAAGTTTCAAAAGTTCAAACCTATATGACAGAAGCGGAAAATCCGGTTGAAATTATCGGAGCAGATGAAATAAGAAATTACTTAGGGAAATCCCTTGAACATTTAAGCGGGAAAGGAATCAAAGTAGGGGTAATAGATACTGGAATAGATTATCGACATCCTGATTTGCAAAAGAATTATAAGGGTGGCTATGATTTTGTTGATAAGGACAAGGACCCGATGGAAACGAACGGGTTAGGAAATAAGGACACTTTTCATGGTACCCATGTTGCGGGAATTATTGCAGCCGATGGAAAAATGAAAGGAGTTGCTCCGAATGCTACTGTTTATGCGTATAGAGCACTAGGTCCTGGTGGGGCTGGAACAACGGAGCAAATTTTAGCAGCGATTGATAGGGCTGTCCGAGATAAGATGGATATCATTAACTTGTCATTAGGTAGTGACGTGAATGGTCCTGATTTGCCAATTAGTCTTGCTCTGAACGAAGTGGTGAAGAAGGGGATAATTGCAGTTGCGGCGGCAGGAAACGCTGGTCCCGCAGAATGGACAGTGGGCTCTCCTGGAACAGCCACTAAGGCTATTTCCGTTGGAGCTACTACGCCAAACATAAATACTCCTTTTTTTACAATAAATGAAAAAAAAATAGCCCTAACAAATATGGAGAATAGTAAGGAATGGGCGGAAATGGGATCCATTCCATTAGTGAATGGTGGGTTAGGCAAGATGGATCAATTAACAAATGTAAAAGGGAAACTCGTGTTAATAGAAAGAGGGGAACTGACGTTTACGGAAAAAGTTCAGAATGCCTATGAAGCTGGAGCTGTTGGCGTATTAATATTCAACAATGTGGCAGGGGCATTTCAAGGGATGTTAGAAAAGGAAGTGCCGATACCAGTAGCAGGAATTACAAGGGAAGAGGGAGAATTTATAAAGGAGTCTGTTCAAAAGAAGAAAATCTATTTAACAATAGAAAAAAAGTGGGAAAAAGATATACTAGCAGAGTTTAGCTCGAGAGGACCTGTTACTAGTACATGGGATATCAAACCAGATGTTCTTGCGCCTGGGGTTGTGATAAATAGCACAGTACCTGAAGGATATATGGCGTTGCAAGGAACTAGTATGGCGGCTCCTTTTGTTGCTGGAGCATGTGCTTTATTGTTAGAAGCTCATCCAGACTGGGGTCCAGATGAAGTGAAAGCAGCTTTAATGAATACGGCAAAACCAGTCAAAAATAGACAAAATGTGACATATAAAGTGTATGAACAGGGGGCTGGCCGAATTCAAGTGGATAAAGCGATAGATGCAAATATTCTAGTTATGCCAGGAAGCATTCGCTTTGGTAAATATAAATTAGTAAAAGAAGAAAACCAATATAAAGCATATATTACGATAAAAAATGTAGGTAAAACGATGGAGAAAGTATCCTTTGATTTTCCAAAAGGAAAGCGAGGGGTTAGTTGGAGATTGCCTATGCCGTTTACATTGAAACCAGGGCAAAAGAAAAATGTCCCAATTATAATGAATATTGATGATAACCTTTTCACTGATAAACTGCAAGATGGTATAATTAAGGTAAGAGCTGGTAGACATTTAATTGAGTTGCCATATTTATATGTATTGGAAGAGCCGGATTATCCACGAATTATGGGTTTTGATTTTCTAAAAAAATCTGGAGATGACAGCTATGAATATGAGACTTATTTACCGACTGGGGCAGAAGAATTTGGAATCGCTCTTTTTAGGAATGATACTTTGCAATTTGTGCGGTTCTTAGATTGGAAAAAAGAAGTAAAGAGAGGTCGATTAAAAGGTGAATTTAATATAACGAATATGGACAAAGCGGGTACCTATCGAATGAAAATTTTTGCGAAGAAAGCCGGGAAAGAGGACATGCTTGAAAAAATATTAAAAATAAAATAA
- a CDS encoding ATP synthase subunit I: MEQLFEIYMRVKKYLYFFLSFCAFAWALTPYQSVFLGLFVGTSASVFNLTLLVRRAKVFDKAIEDEGKVYGLGTISRMATAVIVCLIAVEYPQKVHLISVVIGLMTAYIVIMADYLVRYFILHKNGEKRGE; this comes from the coding sequence TTGGAACAATTATTTGAGATATATATGAGGGTCAAAAAATACCTTTATTTCTTTTTATCATTTTGTGCATTTGCTTGGGCGCTCACCCCCTATCAATCTGTTTTTCTTGGTTTATTCGTTGGGACAAGTGCCAGTGTATTCAATCTCACCTTACTGGTTAGAAGAGCAAAGGTATTTGATAAAGCCATTGAAGATGAAGGGAAAGTTTATGGTTTAGGAACGATTTCCCGAATGGCTACAGCAGTAATAGTTTGCTTAATTGCCGTAGAATATCCACAAAAAGTTCACTTAATAAGTGTTGTAATTGGATTGATGACAGCTTATATTGTCATTATGGCAGATTATTTAGTGCGTTATTTTATTTTACATAAGAATGGTGAGAAAAGAGGTGAGTAA
- the atpB gene encoding F0F1 ATP synthase subunit A — MHHEAPIYKHFGLYFNYSNVLMIVVSSLIVFLIAFFLTRNLQMKPTGRQNLMEWIMDFVRNIIKNNMDWKDGGRFHVLGITLLMYIFISNMLGLPFAITVDHQLWWKSPTADPAVTLTLAIMVVGLTHYYGVKMRGTKGYFKEYVQPVGFLLPLKVVEEFSNTLTLGLRLYGNIFAGEVLLNLLVNGLAKTNVLGTIAAFPLTMVWQGFSIFIGSIQAFIFTLLTMVYMAHKVSQDH; from the coding sequence TTGCATCATGAAGCACCAATTTATAAACACTTTGGACTATATTTTAACTATTCCAATGTTTTAATGATTGTTGTATCAAGTTTAATAGTTTTCTTAATTGCGTTTTTTCTCACTCGAAATCTTCAAATGAAGCCAACTGGCCGACAAAATTTGATGGAGTGGATTATGGACTTTGTCCGTAATATTATTAAAAATAACATGGATTGGAAAGATGGCGGAAGATTCCACGTATTAGGAATCACTCTTCTTATGTACATCTTTATTTCCAATATGTTAGGTTTACCTTTTGCTATTACAGTAGACCATCAGCTTTGGTGGAAATCACCAACTGCCGATCCTGCGGTAACCCTCACATTAGCAATCATGGTAGTCGGTTTAACTCATTACTACGGTGTCAAAATGCGTGGTACAAAAGGATACTTTAAGGAGTATGTTCAGCCGGTAGGATTTTTATTGCCATTAAAGGTAGTGGAGGAATTTTCTAATACCCTCACACTTGGTCTTCGTTTATACGGAAACATTTTTGCGGGTGAGGTTCTACTAAACTTACTAGTAAATGGTTTAGCAAAAACAAATGTTTTAGGTACAATCGCAGCCTTCCCATTAACAATGGTATGGCAAGGATTCTCCATTTTTATTGGTAGTATCCAAGCATTTATTTTCACCTTATTAACAATGGTTTACATGGCTCATAAAGTAAGTCAAGACCATTAA
- the atpE gene encoding F0F1 ATP synthase subunit C, with translation MGSLAAAIAIGLAALGAGLGNGLIVSRTVEGIARQPEARGMLQSTMFIGVAFVEAIPIMAVVIAFMVL, from the coding sequence ATGGGTTCATTAGCAGCAGCAATAGCAATTGGTTTAGCAGCACTAGGTGCAGGTTTAGGTAACGGTTTAATCGTTTCTCGTACAGTAGAAGGGATTGCTCGTCAACCAGAAGCAAGAGGTATGCTTCAATCAACAATGTTCATCGGGGTTGCATTCGTAGAGGCGATTCCTATCATGGCGGTTGTTATCGCATTTATGGTTCTTTAA